From Methylovorus glucosotrophus:
TATCAGCTCCGCTGAAAGTGATCTTAGGCGGACGTGTCAGCTGGTATGAAAATAGCCTGTTAGGCATTACGCAATCCAAAGAAACACACCAGGTAACGCCCTATGTCGCCGCTATCCTGCGCCTCAATAATGAATGGTCCGCCTATGGTAGCTATACGGATGTATTCCGTCCTCAGAGCAACTCCTATACTGCCAGTGGCACCCCACTCAACCCAGCACTCGGCAGCAATTATGAGGCAGGAATCAAGGGGGAATTTGCCGGTGGCAAATTGAATACATCCTTTGCGCTATTCCGGATCAATATGGATGATTTAGCCCAGACCGACCCAAGGAATCCGACAAGCTGTCCGGGAACGCCTGCGCAAGGAGGTTGCTCTATCAACGGTGGCAAGCTGAAAAGTGAAGGCTTTGATGCCGAGATAAATGGTGAAATTCTGCCAAGACTGCAGGTGTTCGCTGGCTACACCTACAATACTGCCAAATATGTACGCGATCGCGATGCCACAGGCAACCCAACCGCAAATGAGGGCGGCGCTTACCAAAGCAGTTTCATCCCGCGCCAGCTCTTGCGCAGCTGGATGACTTACCAGCTGCCAGGTGCATGGGAGAAATTCACCGTCGGCGGCGGGGTTAATCTGCAAAGCGAAATTTATACTCAAGACGGAACGGTACGTTACACGCAGGAAGGTTATGCCGTATGGAATGCCAGTGCCAGCTATCGCGTTGACAAGCACTGGACCGCTACCATAAATATCAACAACGTGTTCGACAAGCACTATTACACGGTGGCAGGTAACTACTGGTATGGTGAACCCCAGAGCATGATGCTGACACTGCGCGGCACTTTCTAATATCCCTCTTGAGAGCTATTCAACTGCAACTCAAATCATTGGCGTTGATTTAAGCCATGGTTTGGGTTGCTGTTGATGGCTTGCCACTTCAACATCGCATCACAGGCTGTCATCCCGCATGCGCATATCCGGGAATCTGTTTGGCCTGCAAGTCAGCGCGAACAGATTGCCTAATCTGCACCCCACACCCTATAATGAGAATCATTCCTATCAAAATCAGAAAAGCGTTCCTTGAGTTCCGCCCCTCATCACGAAGTCCACAAGCTATACAACATTCATCACGGATGGCTGGTGGAGTGGTTGCGACGCCGGCTGGGCTGCGTTCATCATGCACATGATCTGGCACAGGATACGTTTGTCAGGGTGCTGGACAAGCCACTGGTTATTCAGGGAGTTCACGAGCCCAGGGCGTTTCTTAGCAGAATCGCCCATGGCTTGATGGTCGACCAGTTCAGGCGCCGGGCCATCGAGCAGGCCTATCTTGAGGCATTGCAACATCTGCCCACCCGGCACATGGAATCGGCCGAGGAACGCATGATGAATATTGAAGCCTTGATGCGCATCGACGCGATGTTTGCCGGACTGAATCCCAATATCAGAACGGCGTTTCTGCTATCACGCCTGCACGGGATGACGTATCCCGACATTGCCCGGGAAATGAGTGTTTCCCTGCGCTCGGTCGAGGGCTATATGGCCAAAGCCATCGGCCATCTGCTTGCCAATGCCCGACAAGATACATTAGGCTAGCCTCCTTTTCATTTCTTGATCCGGCTTTGAAAACTCCTTCGGAAAGCAATTCCATGCCGTCCAGCTCTGGCGTATTTTCTGACATTGAGGAAGCGCTTGTTTCATGGTCGGTGAAACTTGCTTCGGGGCAAGCCACTGAGCGTGATTATGAAGATTTTCACCAGTGGCGAGCCTCAAACCCCGCTCACGAGCAGGCTTGGCAAAAGCTGCAAGCCCTGGAGGCCAATCTGGTCAACATGCCGGAAACAGCCAAAACCCTGGCCATCAACACGCTGGATGCCGCCAGCAGGCAGCACGCAGTCCATCATGGCCGTAGAAAAGCGCTTAAGCTGCTAGGCATAGGCCTGGTGCTCGTCACTTCGGGGGCCTGCTTTCTTAACGATCATGGCCCGTGGGCGCTGGAGACCGAGTATGCAGTCCCCATTGGTAAAAAAATGCAGCTGGATCTCGCGGATGGCACCCGGCTGATGCTGAACACCAATACCCGCATCAAGGTGTATTACTCCCTGCTGAAACGCGAGATCGTGCTGACCTCGGGAGAGATTTATATCGCCACCGGCAGTGACAGCGAAGGTCCCTGGGCGCACAGATCCTTCTGGGTGCAAACGCCAAACGCCAGCCTGGAAGCGCTCGGCACGCAATTCACGGTAGACCAGAATAAACAGCGCACGCGTCTGCATGTCATTGAAAGCGCGGTGGCAATTCATGGCGCGCAAACCCTGAACGTGCATGCGGGCGAATCCTACGACATTTACGCTGCCAACCAGGACCCCATTAAAACGGCCGACACCCATTTTGACCCGACGGGCTGGATGGATGGCGTGCTGGTCGCCAAGGGCATGCGGCTAGACAACTTTGCCAGCGAGCTTTCACGCTATCAGGCCGTCCATATCCAAATGGATAGTGAAGTTGCCGCCATGACCGTCTCTGGGGTTTTTCAGTTGAATCAGCAATATCCGGCAGTCCACGCACTGCGGGCCGTCGCTCGCAGCCTGCCTATCAAGATTTCGCAGTTTTCTGCCACGCAACTTCAGATCGAAAAAAAATAATCTGAAAAAAATTGCGTGGGGTATGTGGGTTTTTTAGTCTTCATTCGGCATACGGGTATCAACACACTCTTCCATGAGGATATCGTATGTCAAATGCAGTAACTGCCCGCTCCTTGCCGTCGCCGCTGTCGGCCGACGCCTGGGGCTTTAAACGTAAACTGTCCATCGCGGCGTTGTTGCCCTCGCTCTATTTGGGAAGCAGCCTGATCACGGCTTTAGTGTATTCACCCTTTTCAATCGCGGACGAGGCAAACCAGACTTTTCAGATTCCCGCTGGCAATCTTGAAGACGCACTGAATGCCTTTGCCAAGAAAAATGGCATGACATTGAGCTTTGATCCAGCGCTGGTGAAAGGCAAAACTTCGGCAGGGCTAAGTGGGACCTACACCCGGTATCAGGCCATCAAGCAGATGCTCAAGGATACCGACCTGGAAGCCGTCACCCACGACGGCGCCACGGTTATTCAGCGCCGGAGTCCTTCCAGTGCCGTCGAAACGCTACCGGAGGTCAGCGTGGTGTCGGGCGCCGAAAAATCAGATGCTCTGCCCCGTGCCTACGCAGGCGGCCAGGTTGCAAAAGGTGGCAGTCTTGGCCTTCTGGGCAGCAAAAGCTTCATGGATACCCCATTCAATCAGACCAGCTACACCAGCCAGAGCGCAGAAGATGTGCAGGCACGCAGCCTGTCCGATCTGCTGATCGCGGATCCCTCAGTGCGCTTGTCCTCCGCCCGTAACAACATCAACGAAGATTTCTCCATTCGTGGCCTGACGGTGGCGGGTCAGGATATTGCCATCAATGGCATGTATGGCCTTTCCCCGTTCTACCGCACCCCGGTGGAGTTCATCGAGCGGGTCGAAGTCCTCAAGGGCCCGAGTGCCCTGTTGAATGGCATGACGCCAGGCGGCAATGTCGGCGGCAATATCAACATTATCCCCAAACGCGCTGGCGATGATCCGCTGACGCGCGTGACCGCCTCATATTTGTCGGACGCCATATTCGGCACCCATGTGGATGTCAGCAGACGCTTTGGCGAAAACAAGGAATTCGGCATCCGTTTCAACGGCGCCTACCGTGAAGGCGACGCCCGCATAGACCATCAGGACCTGGAAGACACCGTAGGCTCGCTAGCCCTGGATTATCGCGGCGAAAAACTGCGTGTCACCTTTGACCATATCCAGCAGCAGCAGAACATAGATGCCGTGACGCGGCAATTTACGGTGGGCAGCCTGCTGACCGAGATGCCCAGTGCACCGGACAACAAGCTCAACTACCCGGGCTATGGCCACTCCAAAATGAAGGACAAAAGCCAGATTCTGCGTGCGGAGTATGATCTGACAGACCAGGTGACGGTTTATGGCGGCTATGGCACCCGCAAGAGCGAAATGGACGCTATCGCCGGCAACCCTGTTTTGACCAGCAATAATGGCAATTTCACCTCCTCGCCCGCCTGGCAGCTTTTCCATATCGAATCACGCTCCATCGAAGCTGGCGTCAAGGCACGCTTCAATACCGGGAACGTTGGCCATAGCCTTTCGCTGGGTAGCACCCGCGTCGTGCAAGATCAATTCATCTTCTTCGATACGGCTTTTTCTGGCAGAAACTCCAATATTTACTCGCCCTTATATAGCGACACGCCAAGTACCGACGGCATTGACACCAATATCACGAAATATGCCAGCACTACGCTGACCAGCTACGCGCTGGCGGACACGCTGTCTTTTCTGGATGACCGCATCCAGCTAACGCTGGGGCTGCGTCATCAGAATGTTTACACTCCCAGTTACCAGTTTGGCACCGGCGCGCGCAATGGCCCTTCTTACGATGAAAGCGTGGTGACCCCGTTGGCGGGCATCGTCATCAAACCCTGGGAAAACATTTCGCTGTATGCCAATTACATTCAGGGTCTGAGCCCAGGTCAACGCGCTCCGGTAGGCACCAGCAATGCCGGCGAGATATTCTCGCCATACAAAACCCGTCAGAAGGAAGCGGGGGTGAAGGTCAACTGGGGCAAGATCGCCACGACGGTGAGCCTGTTCGAGATTGAAAGACCGCTGAGCTACACCTTCAACAACACGTTCAGTGTCGATGGCGAGCAGAAAAATCGTGGCCTGGAGTTCAACGTATTTGGCGAGATTGTTGACCATGTGCGCCTGCTCGGCGGCATGGCGATCACGCGCAGCCGTCTGGACAACACCGCAGGTGGCACCAATGATGGCAACGAAGCCATTGCCGTACCGCGCGTGCAAGCCAACCTCGGCGCGGACTGGGATGTGCTGGCGGTGCAAGGCCTGAGCCTCAATGCGCGTACGGTTTATACCAGCAAACAGTATGTCGATAGCGCCAACAATCTGGATATCGATGCCTGGACCCGTTTTGATATCGGCGCCCGCTACAAGACCGTGCTTCAGGACAAACCGGTGACCCTGCGCGCCAATATCGAAAATCTGTTCGACAAGCGCTACTGGGGCTCCTCCAACGAGGGCTACCTGTTTATCGGTGCGCCGCGCACGCTGCTGCTGTCCGCGACAGTAGACTTCTAGTTCCGCATGCAGGTCATGACAGACCAAGCCCGGTCATGACCTGCGTCACGAAGGAAACCTCATGAACATCCGTCTCTGGTACCTGACCCACAAGTGGACCAGCCTGCTATGTACCATTTTCCTGCTCATGCTCTGCCTGACAGGCTTGCCGCTGATTTTTCATGAAGAAATCGAGCACTTCAGCGGCGTGGTTGAAGCACCGTTGATGGCCGCCGATACACCGGATGCCAGCCTGGACGCCATCGTGACGGCAGCCAAACAAGCCCGCCCGAACGACGTCATCCAGTTCATGTTCTGGGATGCGGAGGAACACCCGCATATCACTCAGGTCTCCATGTCAGAACGCATGGATACGCCACCTGACGAATTCAAGACGGTGCTGCTCGACT
This genomic window contains:
- a CDS encoding sigma-70 family RNA polymerase sigma factor translates to MSSAPHHEVHKLYNIHHGWLVEWLRRRLGCVHHAHDLAQDTFVRVLDKPLVIQGVHEPRAFLSRIAHGLMVDQFRRRAIEQAYLEALQHLPTRHMESAEERMMNIEALMRIDAMFAGLNPNIRTAFLLSRLHGMTYPDIAREMSVSLRSVEGYMAKAIGHLLANARQDTLG
- a CDS encoding TonB-dependent receptor, which codes for MSNAVTARSLPSPLSADAWGFKRKLSIAALLPSLYLGSSLITALVYSPFSIADEANQTFQIPAGNLEDALNAFAKKNGMTLSFDPALVKGKTSAGLSGTYTRYQAIKQMLKDTDLEAVTHDGATVIQRRSPSSAVETLPEVSVVSGAEKSDALPRAYAGGQVAKGGSLGLLGSKSFMDTPFNQTSYTSQSAEDVQARSLSDLLIADPSVRLSSARNNINEDFSIRGLTVAGQDIAINGMYGLSPFYRTPVEFIERVEVLKGPSALLNGMTPGGNVGGNINIIPKRAGDDPLTRVTASYLSDAIFGTHVDVSRRFGENKEFGIRFNGAYREGDARIDHQDLEDTVGSLALDYRGEKLRVTFDHIQQQQNIDAVTRQFTVGSLLTEMPSAPDNKLNYPGYGHSKMKDKSQILRAEYDLTDQVTVYGGYGTRKSEMDAIAGNPVLTSNNGNFTSSPAWQLFHIESRSIEAGVKARFNTGNVGHSLSLGSTRVVQDQFIFFDTAFSGRNSNIYSPLYSDTPSTDGIDTNITKYASTTLTSYALADTLSFLDDRIQLTLGLRHQNVYTPSYQFGTGARNGPSYDESVVTPLAGIVIKPWENISLYANYIQGLSPGQRAPVGTSNAGEIFSPYKTRQKEAGVKVNWGKIATTVSLFEIERPLSYTFNNTFSVDGEQKNRGLEFNVFGEIVDHVRLLGGMAITRSRLDNTAGGTNDGNEAIAVPRVQANLGADWDVLAVQGLSLNARTVYTSKQYVDSANNLDIDAWTRFDIGARYKTVLQDKPVTLRANIENLFDKRYWGSSNEGYLFIGAPRTLLLSATVDF
- a CDS encoding FecR family protein — translated: MPSSSGVFSDIEEALVSWSVKLASGQATERDYEDFHQWRASNPAHEQAWQKLQALEANLVNMPETAKTLAINTLDAASRQHAVHHGRRKALKLLGIGLVLVTSGACFLNDHGPWALETEYAVPIGKKMQLDLADGTRLMLNTNTRIKVYYSLLKREIVLTSGEIYIATGSDSEGPWAHRSFWVQTPNASLEALGTQFTVDQNKQRTRLHVIESAVAIHGAQTLNVHAGESYDIYAANQDPIKTADTHFDPTGWMDGVLVAKGMRLDNFASELSRYQAVHIQMDSEVAAMTVSGVFQLNQQYPAVHALRAVARSLPIKISQFSATQLQIEKK